A window of the Polaribacter sp. HaHaR_3_91 genome harbors these coding sequences:
- a CDS encoding polysaccharide deacetylase family protein → MKSYFPRTPRFMMRFFSTYTWRFLSDKKEIFLTFDDGPTPEITEFVLTELRKHQAKATFFCIGKNIQNHPEIFSKLISDGHSIGNHTQNHLKGWKSETNTYVKNALECEQTIKQFNTSTITQKLFRPPYGKIKKNQAKQLIEKGYKIIMWSVLSADFDTKISNEKCLENVLKNTEPGSIIVFHDSVKASERMKYALPKVLKHFSDKGFVFKSI, encoded by the coding sequence ATGAAAAGTTATTTCCCCAGAACGCCACGTTTTATGATGAGATTTTTCTCTACATATACGTGGCGTTTTCTTTCTGATAAAAAAGAGATTTTTCTCACTTTTGATGATGGACCTACGCCAGAAATCACCGAGTTTGTTTTAACTGAATTAAGAAAACACCAAGCAAAAGCCACCTTTTTTTGTATTGGAAAAAACATACAAAATCATCCAGAAATATTCAGTAAACTTATTTCTGATGGTCATAGCATTGGCAACCATACCCAAAACCATTTAAAGGGCTGGAAAAGTGAAACCAACACCTATGTAAAAAATGCTTTAGAGTGCGAGCAAACAATTAAACAATTTAACACTTCAACAATTACACAGAAACTCTTTAGGCCTCCTTACGGAAAAATAAAAAAGAACCAAGCAAAACAACTAATTGAAAAAGGTTACAAAATTATTATGTGGAGTGTTTTATCTGCAGATTTTGACACCAAAATTTCTAATGAAAAGTGTTTAGAAAACGTTTTAAAAAATACTGAACCAGGAAGCATTATTGTTTTTCATGATAGCGTAAAAGCTTCTGAAAGAATGAAATATGCGCTACCTAAAGTATTAAAACATTTTTCTGATAAAGGATTTGTATTTAAGTCAATATAA